From Nocardia sp. XZ_19_385, the proteins below share one genomic window:
- a CDS encoding cysteine hydrolase — protein sequence MATPRIRAAVLGLHWQVNVIRPEGFFGPMLAAPVARSGVVRRAVGFHAGALDAGVPVVFTRFTIPIGEGELVRNTGFMRSVAAGQTDFRPGSAGAQTIPEMAGRYTVAFENQKLSGLAGSKIVEWLTEHEVDTLFLTGVATNLTVEQTARHGTDLGFTVHVVTDCVTAATSEAHAASLANLELVTAGSLTSAVALELLRRR from the coding sequence ATGGCTACTCCCCGCATCCGCGCCGCCGTGCTCGGACTGCACTGGCAGGTGAATGTGATTCGGCCCGAGGGCTTCTTCGGGCCGATGCTGGCGGCCCCCGTCGCACGCAGCGGGGTGGTGCGCCGGGCCGTCGGCTTCCACGCGGGCGCCCTCGATGCCGGGGTGCCGGTGGTGTTCACTCGCTTCACCATCCCGATCGGGGAGGGCGAGCTGGTCCGCAACACCGGTTTCATGCGCTCGGTCGCGGCCGGGCAGACCGATTTCCGCCCGGGATCGGCTGGGGCGCAGACTATTCCGGAGATGGCCGGGCGGTACACGGTGGCCTTCGAAAACCAGAAGCTGTCCGGTCTGGCCGGTAGCAAGATCGTCGAATGGCTCACCGAACACGAGGTCGACACTCTTTTTCTGACCGGCGTGGCCACCAATCTCACGGTCGAGCAGACGGCGCGCCACGGCACCGATCTCGGGTTCACCGTGCACGTCGTCACCGACTGCGTCACCGCCGCCACCTCGGAGGCGCACGCCGCGTCCCTGGCCAACCTGGAGCTGGTCACCGCGGGCAGTCTCACCTCGGCGGTGGCGCTGGAGTTGTTGCGCCGCCGCTGA
- the fadD5 gene encoding fatty-acid--CoA ligase FadD5, with protein MTNGAQALDEPIRSRRNHWNNQLATHALMRPAAVALRFRGQDTTWAQLHERSQKFADALARRGVGFGDRVLLLALNYPEYLEAVFGINALGAIAVPVNFRLTPPEVAYIVGDSGAKAIVTDTVLQPLATAVQAQAPTLATCVVINGKSGEGVLGFDELLEEGGAAHTPLDIPEDTPSLIMYTSGTTGSPKGAVLSHANMNAQALTCIRAMEITPDSVGFCTSPLFHIAGLGSLAPYFMLGGKTILHPLGAFDATEYLDAVEREGATTAFCVPAQWQLICDEPTVKQRKLALKMLSWGAAPASDTVLQAMADCFPEAQNVAVFGQTEMSPITCVLEGKDAITKLGSVGKPIPTIQTRIVDDEMNDVAPGEIGEIVYRGPTLMQGYWNKPEATAEAFAGGWFHSGDLVRQDADGFVYVVDRKKDMIISGGENIYCAEVENVLFAHPKIREAAVIGRAHEKWGEVPVAVVALTDPAAELTIAELEPFLNENLARYKHPKDLVVIPELPRNASGKVVKVQLRKDYSA; from the coding sequence ATGACCAACGGTGCCCAAGCGCTCGACGAGCCGATTCGTTCGCGGCGCAACCACTGGAACAACCAGCTCGCGACGCACGCGCTGATGCGCCCCGCCGCGGTCGCGCTGCGGTTCCGGGGGCAGGACACCACCTGGGCGCAGCTGCACGAGCGGTCGCAGAAGTTCGCCGACGCGCTGGCCCGCCGCGGCGTCGGCTTCGGGGACCGGGTGCTGTTGCTGGCGCTGAACTACCCCGAATACCTGGAGGCCGTGTTCGGCATCAACGCGCTCGGCGCGATCGCGGTGCCGGTGAACTTCCGGCTCACCCCGCCCGAGGTCGCCTACATCGTCGGCGACAGTGGCGCGAAGGCGATCGTCACCGACACGGTGCTGCAGCCGCTGGCCACCGCGGTGCAGGCGCAGGCGCCCACGCTGGCGACCTGCGTCGTCATCAACGGCAAGTCCGGCGAGGGCGTACTGGGCTTCGATGAGCTGCTCGAAGAGGGCGGCGCGGCGCACACCCCGCTCGACATTCCCGAAGACACCCCGAGCCTGATCATGTACACCTCGGGCACCACCGGCAGCCCCAAGGGCGCGGTGCTCTCGCACGCGAACATGAACGCCCAGGCGCTGACCTGTATCCGGGCCATGGAGATCACGCCCGACTCGGTCGGCTTCTGTACCTCGCCGCTGTTTCACATCGCCGGATTGGGCAGTCTCGCACCGTATTTCATGCTCGGCGGCAAGACCATCCTGCATCCGCTGGGCGCCTTCGACGCGACCGAATACCTGGACGCGGTGGAACGCGAAGGGGCCACCACGGCGTTCTGCGTGCCCGCGCAGTGGCAGCTGATCTGCGACGAGCCGACCGTCAAGCAGCGCAAGCTGGCGCTGAAGATGCTGAGCTGGGGCGCGGCGCCCGCCTCGGACACCGTGCTGCAGGCCATGGCCGACTGCTTCCCGGAGGCGCAGAACGTCGCGGTGTTCGGGCAGACCGAGATGTCGCCCATCACCTGCGTTCTGGAGGGCAAGGACGCGATCACGAAGCTAGGCTCGGTCGGCAAGCCCATCCCCACCATCCAGACCCGGATCGTCGACGACGAGATGAACGATGTCGCGCCCGGCGAGATCGGCGAAATCGTCTACCGCGGACCGACTCTCATGCAGGGCTACTGGAACAAGCCGGAAGCGACGGCGGAGGCCTTCGCGGGCGGGTGGTTCCACTCCGGTGACCTGGTGCGTCAGGACGCGGACGGTTTCGTCTACGTCGTCGATCGCAAGAAGGACATGATCATCTCCGGCGGTGAGAACATCTACTGCGCCGAGGTGGAGAACGTGCTGTTCGCGCACCCGAAGATCCGCGAGGCCGCGGTGATCGGGCGCGCGCACGAGAAATGGGGCGAGGTGCCGGTCGCGGTGGTCGCGCTCACCGACCCCGCGGCGGAGCTGACCATCGCGGAACTGGAACCGTTCCTCAACGAGAACCTGGCCCGCTACAAGCACCCGAAAGACCTGGTCGTGATCCCGGAACTGCCCCGCAACGCCAGCGGCAAGGTAGTCAAAGTACAGCTCCGCAAGGATTATTCGGCCTGA
- a CDS encoding nitronate monooxygenase family protein codes for MLRTRFTETFGVEHPIVQGGMMWVGRAELVAAVANAGGLGFITALTQPTPEDLRKEIARTRELTDKPFGVNVTILPSINPPPYAEYVQAIIDSGIKIVETAGSNPEPFLPYYREAGIKVLHKCTSVRHALKAQKIGVDGVSIDGFECAGHPGEDDIPGLILIPAAARALDIPMVASGGIADARGLVAALALGADGVNMGTRFLCTQESSIDQKVKEQIVANSELDTQLIFRTMRNTARVADNEISRKVVEIEKSGGTFDDVRELVSGARGRRVFEDGDLDAGIWSAGLAQGLIHDIPTCAELIERMVTEAEALIKARLADFVA; via the coding sequence ATGCTGCGTACCAGGTTCACCGAGACCTTCGGGGTGGAGCACCCGATCGTGCAGGGCGGCATGATGTGGGTCGGCCGCGCCGAACTCGTCGCCGCCGTCGCGAACGCCGGCGGCCTCGGTTTCATCACCGCGCTCACCCAGCCCACCCCCGAGGACCTGCGCAAGGAAATCGCGCGCACCCGGGAACTCACCGACAAGCCGTTCGGCGTGAACGTCACCATCCTGCCGTCGATCAACCCGCCGCCGTACGCCGAATACGTGCAGGCCATCATCGACAGCGGCATCAAGATCGTGGAAACCGCGGGCAGCAACCCGGAGCCGTTCCTGCCGTACTACCGCGAAGCGGGGATCAAGGTGCTACACAAGTGCACCAGCGTCCGGCACGCCCTCAAGGCGCAGAAGATCGGCGTCGACGGCGTCAGCATCGACGGCTTCGAATGCGCCGGCCACCCCGGCGAGGACGACATCCCGGGGCTCATCCTGATCCCCGCCGCGGCCCGCGCGCTGGACATCCCGATGGTCGCCTCCGGTGGCATCGCCGACGCCCGCGGCCTGGTCGCGGCGCTCGCGCTCGGCGCCGACGGTGTGAATATGGGCACTCGCTTCCTGTGCACCCAGGAGTCCTCGATCGATCAGAAGGTCAAGGAACAAATCGTCGCCAACAGCGAGCTCGACACCCAGCTCATCTTCCGCACCATGCGCAATACCGCTCGGGTCGCGGACAACGAGATCAGCCGCAAGGTCGTCGAGATCGAGAAGTCCGGCGGCACCTTCGACGATGTCCGGGAACTGGTTTCCGGTGCGCGCGGCCGTCGCGTCTTCGAGGACGGCGACCTCGACGCCGGTATCTGGTCGGCCGGCCTGGCGCAGGGTCTCATCCACGACATCCCCACCTGTGCCGAGCTCATCGAGCGGATGGTCACCGAGGCGGAAGCCCTCATCAAGGCGCGCCTGGCCGACTTCGTCGCCTGA
- a CDS encoding DUF4189 domain-containing protein, with the protein MSLSRKAALVAVATIALATAGAGAAQAEPGPDGSLYGSFALNERNGDSGWGANYPDWAASDARALEECGSADCVIVVRFQDECAAIAVNSDNEWIEGYGPTLRLAELTAIRNLGPLDPPFPNFGSAAPKTAEILISACAN; encoded by the coding sequence ATGTCATTGTCGCGCAAAGCAGCCCTGGTTGCGGTCGCCACGATCGCGCTGGCTACGGCCGGGGCCGGTGCGGCACAGGCCGAGCCGGGGCCGGACGGGAGTTTGTACGGCTCGTTCGCGTTGAACGAGCGGAACGGCGACTCCGGATGGGGCGCGAACTACCCGGACTGGGCGGCGTCGGATGCCAGGGCGCTGGAGGAGTGCGGCAGCGCCGACTGCGTCATCGTCGTGCGCTTCCAGGACGAGTGTGCCGCTATCGCGGTGAATTCCGACAACGAGTGGATCGAGGGCTACGGCCCCACCCTTCGGCTCGCCGAACTGACCGCGATCCGCAATCTCGGGCCGCTCGATCCGCCGTTCCCGAACTTCGGTAGCGCGGCGCCCAAGACCGCCGAGATCCTGATCTCGGCGTGCGCCAACTGA
- a CDS encoding RNA ligase (ATP) has translation MSTLSVTVEKLVVHPHANADRLELAQVGLYRAVVAKGEFATGDYALYIPEQAILPEALIEELGLTGKLAGAQRNRVKTVRLRGEVSQGIVCRPAALDGVDLARAEAERTDFAELLGVIKWVPPIPVAMSGQVESAPELIRWIDVENIKRYPGIFEPGEAVVATEKIHGSACLMTYLRAGDRVQVSSKGVGGQSLALVAAEGNLYWRAVHRHGLLEAARKLSAAMGLARVAFFGEVYGQGVQDLHYGAAAAHDETLGYALFDIAIDPEPEPVRWLSHAEIDAALGDLGISVPRVPVLYEGPYDAEVLLELAEGKEAVTGTGANIREGLVVRPAVERYAPILAGRAIGKIVSNAYLLRDGGTEYE, from the coding sequence ATGTCTACTTTGTCCGTCACTGTCGAAAAGCTGGTTGTCCACCCGCATGCCAATGCCGACCGGCTCGAGCTGGCCCAGGTCGGGTTGTATCGCGCCGTGGTCGCCAAAGGGGAGTTCGCGACCGGCGATTACGCGCTGTACATCCCGGAGCAGGCGATCCTGCCCGAGGCGCTGATCGAGGAGCTCGGGCTGACCGGGAAACTGGCGGGCGCACAACGCAATCGGGTGAAGACGGTGCGGCTGCGCGGTGAGGTGTCGCAGGGCATCGTGTGCCGGCCCGCGGCACTGGACGGCGTCGATCTGGCCCGGGCCGAGGCCGAGCGGACGGACTTCGCCGAGTTGCTCGGGGTCATCAAGTGGGTGCCGCCGATTCCGGTCGCCATGTCCGGGCAGGTGGAGTCCGCCCCGGAGCTGATCCGGTGGATCGATGTGGAAAACATCAAGCGGTACCCGGGGATCTTCGAACCGGGCGAAGCGGTGGTCGCCACCGAGAAGATCCACGGCAGCGCCTGCCTCATGACCTACCTCCGCGCAGGCGACCGAGTTCAGGTGTCCTCCAAGGGCGTCGGTGGCCAGTCGCTGGCGCTGGTGGCTGCCGAGGGCAACCTGTACTGGCGCGCGGTGCACCGGCACGGCTTGCTCGAAGCGGCTCGGAAGCTCAGTGCCGCAATGGGTCTCGCGCGGGTCGCGTTCTTCGGCGAGGTGTACGGCCAGGGCGTGCAGGACCTGCACTACGGCGCTGCCGCCGCGCACGACGAGACCCTCGGCTATGCGCTGTTCGACATCGCGATCGATCCGGAACCGGAACCGGTGCGGTGGCTCAGCCATGCCGAAATCGATGCCGCACTAGGCGATCTCGGCATCTCGGTGCCCCGCGTACCGGTGCTGTACGAGGGCCCGTACGACGCCGAGGTCCTGCTCGAACTCGCCGAGGGCAAGGAAGCCGTCACCGGTACCGGTGCGAACATCCGGGAGGGCCTGGTGGTCCGGCCCGCCGTCGAGCGGTACGCACCGATCCTGGCCGGCCGCGCCATCGGGAAGATCGTGTCCAACGCGTACCTGCTCCGTGACGGCGGCACCGAATACGAGTGA
- a CDS encoding NAD(P)-dependent oxidoreductase has protein sequence MRVLLAGATGAIGQPLIAALTGRGHQVLALARKPESHGLIRELGGEPVTADVMDRDGLLRAVRGLRADAVLHEATALKGVGRKLTADDPTNALRDRGTAHLLAAAEVVGAHRFITQSLITGYGYFDHGDKRLTEDDPFGVETGSYADPVLAGCRATEEQVFAAEIEGIALRYGLFYGPRAFSDMFADLMRKRTPVIPMGGGGFASWVHIADAVEATVAALENGRGGQAYNIVDDVPITWRQFVDAVAAAHHTPRALAMPTWLIRLTVPYLACLMSDTSMRVSAEKARRELDWTPIHRSVPAGLGVAARS, from the coding sequence ATGCGAGTTCTTCTTGCCGGTGCGACCGGAGCGATCGGGCAGCCACTGATCGCGGCGCTGACCGGACGCGGTCACCAGGTGCTGGCGCTGGCGCGCAAGCCCGAAAGCCACGGACTGATCCGGGAATTGGGCGGCGAGCCGGTGACCGCCGACGTGATGGATCGGGACGGATTGTTGCGGGCGGTGCGGGGACTCCGTGCCGATGCCGTGCTGCACGAAGCGACAGCCCTGAAGGGCGTAGGCCGCAAGCTGACCGCCGACGACCCGACAAACGCGTTGCGGGACAGGGGAACCGCGCACCTATTGGCGGCGGCAGAGGTGGTCGGCGCACACCGGTTCATCACCCAGTCCCTGATCACCGGGTACGGATACTTCGATCACGGGGACAAGCGGCTCACCGAGGACGACCCCTTCGGTGTAGAAACCGGCAGCTACGCCGACCCGGTGCTCGCGGGCTGCCGCGCCACCGAAGAGCAGGTGTTCGCGGCCGAGATCGAGGGAATCGCGTTGCGCTACGGCCTCTTCTACGGCCCGCGGGCATTCAGTGACATGTTCGCCGACCTGATGCGCAAGCGCACCCCGGTCATTCCGATGGGCGGCGGCGGGTTCGCCAGCTGGGTCCACATCGCCGACGCGGTCGAGGCGACCGTCGCCGCGCTCGAAAACGGGCGCGGCGGACAGGCTTACAACATCGTCGACGACGTGCCGATCACCTGGCGGCAGTTCGTGGACGCGGTCGCCGCCGCGCACCACACACCGCGCGCACTGGCCATGCCCACCTGGCTGATCCGGCTGACGGTGCCCTACCTGGCCTGCCTCATGTCCGACACCTCGATGCGGGTGTCGGCCGAAAAGGCCCGGCGCGAGCTGGATTGGACGCCGATCCATCGCTCGGTGCCCGCGGGCCTCGGGGTCGCGGCGCGCAGTTAA
- a CDS encoding MBL fold metallo-hydrolase — translation MPDSDGSRAGRTPTLSTVLRCCAALAATPGRLLRPRQPDTALLAGLTSADAPPATNTVRLTVLNQATMSAPETIVAEGVRSLRELPLTMAAFLIEHPRARFLVDPALCSGVHDRVIPEMPFPIQLLVAPDKPVLGLADALAARDIAGGDIDFVIPTHLHWDHVSGLLDLPASVPMKLPAVEHDWALGGPHAPIGVARGPLRERTFDLFELDGPPVLTFARSKDLFGDGSVVLVDLSGHTPGSIGVLLAVDDGTRVLLAGDSVWSKLQIELLREKAPMPGLLFDNNRDAAFATIHRLHALPPGIEVIAGHDLAAVTARAAKN, via the coding sequence GTGCCAGATTCCGATGGTTCCAGAGCCGGGCGGACACCAACCCTGTCGACCGTGCTGCGCTGCTGTGCGGCGCTGGCGGCGACACCGGGGCGACTGTTGCGGCCGCGGCAACCCGACACTGCGTTGCTGGCCGGCCTGACCTCGGCCGATGCGCCGCCTGCGACCAATACCGTCCGGCTCACCGTGCTCAACCAGGCGACCATGTCGGCACCGGAAACGATTGTTGCCGAAGGAGTGCGGAGCCTGCGGGAACTGCCGCTGACCATGGCCGCGTTCCTGATCGAGCACCCTCGAGCCCGGTTTCTGGTCGATCCGGCGCTGTGTTCGGGTGTGCACGACCGGGTGATCCCGGAAATGCCGTTCCCGATTCAGCTGCTGGTGGCGCCGGACAAGCCGGTGCTGGGTCTGGCCGACGCGCTCGCCGCGCGCGATATCGCGGGCGGTGACATCGATTTCGTGATCCCGACCCATCTGCACTGGGACCACGTTTCCGGCTTGCTCGACTTGCCGGCCTCGGTGCCGATGAAACTTCCTGCGGTGGAGCACGATTGGGCACTGGGTGGGCCGCACGCGCCGATCGGGGTAGCGCGTGGCCCGCTGCGCGAACGCACCTTCGACCTGTTCGAGCTGGACGGCCCGCCGGTGCTCACCTTCGCGCGCAGCAAAGATCTGTTCGGCGACGGATCCGTTGTGCTGGTGGATCTTTCCGGCCATACGCCCGGCAGCATCGGAGTCCTGCTCGCTGTGGACGATGGGACCCGGGTGCTGCTGGCCGGTGACTCCGTCTGGAGCAAACTGCAGATCGAACTGCTGCGAGAGAAGGCCCCGATGCCGGGTCTGCTCTTCGACAACAACCGGGACGCGGCGTTCGCCACCATCCACCGGCTGCACGCGCTACCGCCCGGCATCGAGGTGATCGCGGGCCACGACCTGGCCGCCGTCACCGCGCGCGCCGCCAAGAATTAA
- a CDS encoding RNA-binding S4 domain-containing protein: MPPTERIAPVQARVDAWTWAVRLFKTRSAAAEACRGGHVRVNGATAKPAQTVKLGDEIRIRGGGLERIVIVERIVTKRVGPPVAAQCLIDRSPPPPPKEVLASLPVRDRGSGRPTKRERRETDRLLGRAE, encoded by the coding sequence GTGCCCCCTACCGAACGGATTGCTCCCGTCCAGGCCCGCGTCGACGCGTGGACCTGGGCGGTGCGTCTTTTCAAGACCCGTTCAGCCGCCGCCGAGGCGTGCCGGGGCGGTCACGTCCGCGTCAACGGCGCCACGGCGAAGCCCGCCCAAACCGTGAAACTCGGTGATGAGATCCGGATCCGCGGCGGCGGTCTCGAACGCATCGTGATCGTGGAGCGCATTGTCACCAAGCGCGTCGGTCCTCCGGTCGCCGCGCAGTGCCTGATCGATCGCAGCCCGCCCCCGCCGCCGAAGGAAGTGCTCGCGAGTCTGCCGGTGCGCGACCGCGGCTCGGGCCGGCCCACCAAACGTGAGCGCCGCGAAACAGATCGGCTGCTGGGCCGGGCCGAATAG
- a CDS encoding C40 family peptidase, whose product MGRHSLQRESRVPKSVKGAIVMGAIATTGAMPAIQAQAATINVPGIGDFDVPVPQEFEAQAQDLGKQLGQALSSVPPSSLGTLPDPGMALPWDAPSSSPADIALDAAKTKVGAAYSWGASGPYNFDCSGLVQWAYKQAGIELPRTSFEQSHVGAPVAFKNLQPGDIVITNGGGHVGIYAGDGKLLNAVQSGTPVSYTQLRPDQVVTARRVV is encoded by the coding sequence GTGGGTAGACACAGCTTGCAGCGGGAATCTCGGGTTCCGAAGTCCGTAAAGGGCGCCATCGTCATGGGCGCAATTGCTACGACCGGCGCGATGCCCGCCATTCAGGCGCAGGCCGCGACGATCAACGTCCCCGGTATCGGCGACTTCGATGTCCCGGTGCCGCAAGAGTTCGAGGCGCAGGCCCAGGATCTCGGCAAGCAGCTGGGTCAGGCGCTGTCCTCGGTTCCGCCGTCCTCTCTCGGCACCCTGCCCGATCCGGGCATGGCCCTCCCGTGGGATGCCCCGTCCTCCTCCCCGGCCGACATCGCGCTGGACGCCGCCAAGACCAAGGTCGGCGCCGCGTACTCCTGGGGTGCCTCGGGCCCGTACAACTTCGACTGCTCGGGTCTGGTCCAGTGGGCCTACAAGCAGGCCGGAATCGAACTGCCGCGCACCAGCTTCGAGCAGTCGCACGTCGGCGCGCCGGTGGCCTTCAAGAACCTACAGCCCGGCGACATCGTCATCACCAACGGCGGCGGCCACGTCGGCATCTACGCCGGCGACGGCAAGCTGCTCAACGCGGTCCAGTCCGGCACCCCGGTGTCCTACACCCAGCTGCGGCCCGACCAGGTCGTCACGGCACGCCGCGTCGTTTAA
- a CDS encoding ATP-binding protein: MDPVRNPYAPGAGQRPPELAGRDKQLTAFDIVLERIARGRPERSVMLTGLRGVGKTVLLNQLRSAAINRSWGTGKIEARPDQELRRPLSSALHMATRAVAMAHRNPERVDDFLGILKAFALRSTADKGMRDRWQPGIDVPAISGRADSGDIEIDLVELLKEAAALASDIGVGIAIFIDEMQDLGPADISAICGACHELSQDAAPLIVVGAGLPHLPAVLSASKSYSERLFSYHRIDRLDRESADQALIAPAQREEVKFTDEALDALYQRADGYPYFVQAYGKAAWDQAPESPISAEDVEVAAPTAEEELAVGFFGSRYERATPAEREYMRAMADLAGDDGPVATSAVAQELGRKPASLSPARDGLIKKGLIYSAERGTIGFTVPHFGRYLRSV; encoded by the coding sequence ATGGACCCCGTGCGGAATCCGTATGCTCCCGGAGCCGGCCAGCGCCCACCCGAACTGGCCGGGCGCGATAAGCAACTCACCGCTTTCGACATCGTGCTGGAACGCATCGCGCGCGGTCGCCCGGAACGCAGCGTCATGCTCACCGGATTGCGCGGCGTCGGAAAAACGGTGCTGCTCAACCAGCTTCGCTCCGCCGCCATCAATCGCAGTTGGGGCACCGGCAAAATCGAGGCCCGCCCCGATCAGGAACTGCGCCGCCCGCTCTCCTCCGCGCTGCACATGGCGACTCGCGCGGTCGCGATGGCGCACCGCAATCCGGAGCGCGTCGACGACTTCCTCGGCATCCTCAAGGCTTTCGCGCTACGTTCCACCGCCGACAAGGGCATGCGGGACCGCTGGCAGCCCGGTATCGACGTCCCGGCAATCTCCGGCCGCGCCGATTCCGGCGATATCGAGATCGACCTGGTGGAGCTGCTCAAGGAAGCGGCGGCCCTGGCCAGCGATATCGGCGTCGGTATCGCGATCTTCATCGACGAGATGCAGGATCTGGGCCCCGCCGACATCTCCGCCATCTGCGGCGCCTGCCACGAATTGAGCCAGGACGCCGCGCCTTTGATCGTGGTCGGCGCCGGGCTCCCGCACCTGCCCGCGGTGCTCTCGGCGTCGAAGAGCTACTCCGAGCGCCTGTTCAGCTATCACCGAATCGACCGCCTGGACCGGGAATCCGCGGATCAGGCCCTGATCGCGCCGGCCCAGCGCGAGGAGGTGAAATTCACCGACGAAGCCCTGGACGCGTTGTACCAGAGAGCCGATGGCTATCCGTACTTCGTGCAGGCCTACGGCAAGGCGGCCTGGGATCAGGCGCCGGAGAGCCCGATCTCCGCCGAGGACGTCGAGGTGGCCGCGCCGACCGCGGAGGAGGAGCTGGCCGTGGGCTTCTTCGGCTCACGCTACGAGCGCGCGACACCGGCCGAGCGCGAGTACATGCGCGCCATGGCCGATCTGGCGGGCGACGACGGCCCGGTGGCGACCTCGGCGGTGGCGCAGGAGCTGGGCCGCAAACCCGCCTCCCTGTCCCCCGCGCGCGACGGTTTGATCAAGAAGGGCCTGATCTACTCGGCCGAGCGCGGCACCATCGGCTTCACCGTTCCGCACTTCGGGCGTTATCTGCGCAGCGTCTGA
- a CDS encoding acyl-CoA dehydrogenase family protein: MATTAKVDATEEQSRALVEESRETSWAKPSFAKEMFLGRFRLDLIHPYPQPDAEDAARTAAYLARLRPFCESIDGAAIEASARIPDEVVKGLAELGCFGLKIPESYGGQGLSQVGYNRALMLVGSAHASLGVLLSAHQSIGVPEPLKLAGTDEQKAEFLPRCAAGAVSAFLLTEPDVGSDPARMASTATPTEDGEAYVLNGVKLWTTNGVVAELLVVMARVPKSEGHRGGISAFVVEADSPGITVERRNAFMGLRGIENGVTRMHDVRVPKRNLIGREGDGLKIALTTLNAGRLAIPALCTASAKWSLKIAREWSGARVQWGRPVGEHAAVGEKIAFIAATTYALEAALDLSATMCDEARNDIRIEAALAKLWASEMSCAIADELVQIRGGRGYETAASLAARGERAVAAEQLVRDLRINRIFEGSSEIMKLLIAREMADAHMSAAGALVDRNAEFKDKAKAAVGATGFYAKWFPQLAVGTGTVPATYAEFGALAKHLRFIERNSRKQARSLMYAMGRWQANLEYRQNFLGRIVDIGAELFAMSAAVVRAHALRDAPEGKAAAELADAFCQQSRVRVRKLFGALWDNTDDEDRAVTRGVLDGRYTWLEGGVFDPSEGTGPWISEWQMGASTEPNLLNPFLPSTRTTTT; encoded by the coding sequence ATGGCGACCACCGCCAAAGTCGACGCCACCGAAGAACAGTCCCGCGCGCTCGTCGAGGAATCTCGCGAAACCAGCTGGGCCAAACCCTCGTTCGCGAAGGAGATGTTTCTCGGACGATTCCGGCTCGACCTCATCCACCCCTATCCCCAGCCCGACGCCGAAGACGCCGCGCGCACCGCGGCCTACCTGGCCCGGCTGCGCCCGTTCTGCGAAAGCATCGACGGCGCCGCGATCGAAGCATCGGCCCGCATCCCGGACGAGGTGGTCAAAGGCCTGGCCGAACTCGGCTGCTTCGGCCTGAAGATCCCGGAATCCTATGGCGGACAGGGACTTTCCCAGGTCGGCTACAACCGTGCGCTGATGCTGGTCGGTTCGGCCCATGCCAGCCTGGGCGTGCTGCTCTCGGCGCACCAGTCCATCGGCGTACCCGAACCGCTCAAGCTGGCCGGCACCGATGAGCAGAAGGCCGAGTTCCTCCCCCGCTGCGCCGCCGGCGCGGTGAGCGCGTTCCTGCTCACCGAACCCGATGTCGGCTCCGACCCGGCCCGCATGGCCAGCACCGCGACGCCGACCGAGGACGGCGAGGCCTACGTGCTCAACGGCGTCAAGCTGTGGACCACCAATGGCGTTGTCGCGGAACTGCTCGTGGTGATGGCGCGGGTGCCCAAGAGCGAAGGCCATCGCGGCGGCATCTCCGCGTTCGTGGTGGAGGCGGACTCCCCCGGCATCACCGTGGAGCGGCGCAACGCGTTCATGGGGCTACGCGGCATCGAGAACGGCGTCACCCGGATGCACGACGTCCGGGTGCCCAAGCGCAACCTCATCGGACGCGAGGGCGACGGCCTGAAGATCGCGCTCACCACCCTGAACGCGGGCCGCCTGGCGATTCCCGCGCTGTGCACGGCCTCGGCGAAGTGGTCGCTGAAGATCGCCCGCGAGTGGAGCGGTGCGCGCGTGCAGTGGGGCCGGCCGGTCGGCGAGCACGCGGCGGTCGGCGAGAAGATCGCCTTCATCGCCGCCACCACCTACGCCCTCGAAGCGGCCCTGGACCTTTCGGCCACCATGTGCGACGAGGCCCGCAACGACATCCGCATCGAAGCCGCGCTGGCCAAGCTGTGGGCCAGCGAAATGAGTTGTGCCATCGCCGATGAGCTCGTCCAGATCCGCGGCGGACGCGGTTACGAGACGGCCGCGTCGCTGGCCGCACGCGGTGAAAGAGCCGTCGCCGCCGAGCAATTGGTGCGCGATCTGCGGATCAATCGCATCTTCGAAGGCTCCAGCGAGATCATGAAGCTGCTCATCGCCCGCGAGATGGCCGACGCGCACATGTCCGCCGCCGGCGCGCTGGTGGACCGCAATGCCGAGTTCAAGGACAAGGCGAAAGCCGCCGTGGGCGCTACCGGCTTCTACGCCAAGTGGTTCCCGCAGCTCGCGGTCGGCACCGGCACGGTGCCCGCCACCTACGCCGAATTCGGCGCGCTGGCAAAGCATCTGCGCTTCATCGAACGCAACTCGCGCAAGCAGGCGCGTTCGCTGATGTACGCCATGGGCCGGTGGCAAGCGAATCTGGAGTACCGGCAGAACTTCCTGGGCCGCATCGTCGATATCGGCGCCGAACTGTTCGCCATGTCGGCCGCGGTGGTGCGGGCGCACGCGCTGCGCGACGCACCGGAGGGCAAGGCCGCCGCGGAGCTCGCCGACGCCTTCTGCCAGCAGTCCCGGGTCCGGGTGCGCAAGCTGTTCGGCGCGCTCTGGGACAACACCGACGACGAGGATCGCGCCGTCACCCGTGGCGTGCTCGACGGCCGCTACACCTGGCTGGAGGGCGGCGTCTTCGATCCGAGCGAAGGCACCGGACCGTGGATCTCGGAGTGGCAGATGGGCGCGTCCACCGAACCCAACCTGCTCAATCCGTTCCTGCCTTCCACCCGCACGACGACCACTTGA